In Pungitius pungitius chromosome 2, fPunPun2.1, whole genome shotgun sequence, a single window of DNA contains:
- the LOC119210372 gene encoding 4-galactosyl-N-acetylglucosaminide 3-alpha-L-fucosyltransferase 9-like has protein sequence MSCSASQSTPQRPFLLGSLLVFCFICLFISYMDDITYTDFGRVGRICPAFLCIEKLQNNDSIPSSSTELHNETHSGPTEKLQAAAVDAESDTVVLIWMWPFGFRFELNCDIFNFKRCHLTDDKELYHKAHGVVFHHRDIHGNLENMPKVPRPVFQKWVWSNMESPTNSGKIAGLNELFNLTSNYRRDSSIPVPYGNLYPVTSTNESFKLPAKDKLVCWIVSNWSPNMKRVQYYNELKKHVTIHAYGGAFQKPVGNEDFVKIMSSCKFYLSFENSFHRDYITEKFFNPLTWGSVPVVMGPPRHMYEGHAPAESFIHVDDFPSPKELAERLLYLDQNQTEYMRFFNWRSMFKVKRDLFGREIACKTCRYLQNHKEYQAFNDLNTWYWG, from the coding sequence ATGTCCTGTTCAGCCTCCCAGTCGACTCCTCAGCGTCCATTTCTCCTCGGCAGCCTTTTGGTGTTTTGCTTCATCTGCCTTTTCATCTCGTACATGGACGACATCACCTACACAGATTTTGGAAGAGTTGGTCGGATTTGTCCTGCCTTCCTGTGTATCGAGAAACTACAGAATAATGACTCAatccccagcagctccacagagCTCCACAATGAAACACATTCAGGTCCAACCGAGAAGCTCCAGGCAGCAGCAGTGGACGCTGAGTCCGACACTGTTGTGCTGATCTGGATGTGGCCGTTTGGCTTCAGATTTGAACTCAACTGcgacattttcaatttcaaaagATGCCACTTAACAGATGACAAGGAACTTTACCATAAGGCCCACGGGGTGGTCTTCCACCACAGGGATATACATGGAAATTTAGAAAACATGCCCAAAGTGCCACGCCCCGTTTTTCAGAAATGGGTTTGGTCAAATATGGAGTCGCCCACCAACTCAGGTAAAATCGCTGGACTGAATGAGTTATTCAACTTGACAAGCAACTATCGGCGTGATTCAAGTATTCCAGTGCCTTATGGGAATCTGTATCCCGTGACCTCTACAAATGAGAGTTTCAAATTGCCAGCAAAGGACAAGTTGGTGTGTTGGATTGTGAGCAACTGGAGCCCGAATATGAAGAGAGTTCAGTACTACAATGAACTGAAGAAACACGTAACAATTCATGCTTATGGGGGAGCCTTTCAAAAACCTGTCGGTAATGAAGACTTTGTAAAAATAATGTCTAGTTGTAAATTCTACCTCTCCTTTGAAAACTCCTTCCACAGAGATTACATCACAGAGAAGTTCTTTAATCCTTTGACTTGGGGAAGTGTTCCGGTAGTTATGGGCCCGCCAAGACACATGTATGAGGGCCATGCCCCAGCTGAGTCTTTCATTCATGTCGATGACTTCCCTTCTCCCAAGGAGTTGGCAGAGCGGCTACTTTACCTTGACCAAAATCAAACCGAGTACATGCGATTCTTCAACTGGAGAAGCATGTTTAAAGTCAAAAGGGATCTGTTTGGAAGAGAAATTGCCTGCAAAACATGTAGATACTTACAAAACCACAAGGAGTACCAAGCTTTTAATGATCTTAACACTTGGTACTGGGGTTGA